Proteins encoded within one genomic window of Bacillus sp. F19:
- a CDS encoding vitamin B12-dependent ribonucleotide reductase, protein MTVALNENLKLDVDKLNHDISLFPQVHPITDDMKLTHKGVSRLVMLDRYTFKDTEKLTLSNGDFVVLTIKEDPKFPARGLGYILEIDWQTKMASVQVEEEYRHSLEKPEEVETGVIYRSLDVIEKPLEVFYEQIAKRNATGLASVEKTEEKRNEWFQKFYKELVGLNFVPAGRVLYGAGAGTDVTYFNCYVMPFVQDSREGISEHRKQVMEIMSRGGGVGTNGSTLRPRNTLARGVNGKSSGSVSWLDDIAKLTHLVEQGGSRRGAQMIMLADWHPDIIEFIISKMQNPRILRYLIENTNDESIKKYAQEKLKFKPLTEDEKAMYQSIVNYKQIPGFGGFNEKIIKDAELKLVTEGTYSVHNSEFLTGANISVTLTKDFMDAVESDADYELRFPDVESYNADQMKAYNEEWHNHGDVREWEKLGYKVRTYRTIKAKELWNLINICATYSAEPGIFFIDNANDMTNAKAYGQKVVATNPCGEQPLAPYSVCNLAAVNLAEMADKESKTVNFEKLKTTVEVGVRMQDNVIDATPYFLEDNKKQALGERRVGLGVMGLHDLLIYCETEYGSEEGNQLIDQVFETIATTAYKASVELAKEKGSFPFLTGETEKETNCLREAFTKTGFMSKMPADLLDDIKEYGIRNSHLLTVAPTGSTGTMVGVSTGLEPYFSFSYYRSGRLGKFIEVKADIVQEYLDQHPEADPDNLPKWFISAMELSAEAHADAQCVIQRWIDSSISKTVNAPRGYTVDQVQKVYERLYKGGAKGGTVYVDGSRDTQVLTLKAEENTFSESEDAPAKEKGKVVLVDTIQALRSTNVTIGNEVGNTCPVCREGTVEDIGGCNTCTSCGAQLKCGL, encoded by the coding sequence ATGACCGTTGCACTTAATGAAAATTTAAAACTTGATGTGGACAAGCTGAATCACGATATTTCTTTGTTTCCCCAAGTTCACCCAATAACTGATGATATGAAATTGACTCACAAAGGTGTATCCCGTTTAGTCATGCTTGACCGATACACATTTAAAGACACCGAAAAGCTGACGCTGTCTAACGGGGACTTCGTTGTTCTGACGATTAAAGAGGATCCTAAATTCCCTGCAAGAGGACTAGGCTATATATTAGAAATAGACTGGCAGACGAAAATGGCAAGTGTACAGGTCGAAGAAGAGTACCGCCATTCTCTTGAAAAGCCTGAAGAGGTTGAAACGGGTGTGATTTATCGCTCGCTTGATGTCATTGAAAAGCCGCTTGAAGTATTTTATGAGCAAATCGCAAAACGAAATGCAACAGGACTTGCCTCTGTTGAAAAGACAGAAGAGAAGCGAAATGAGTGGTTCCAGAAGTTCTACAAGGAATTAGTCGGATTGAACTTTGTACCGGCAGGACGTGTATTGTACGGAGCTGGAGCAGGTACGGACGTTACTTACTTCAATTGCTACGTCATGCCATTTGTACAGGATTCCCGCGAAGGCATATCCGAGCACCGGAAGCAGGTAATGGAGATCATGAGCAGAGGCGGCGGAGTTGGAACAAACGGTTCAACACTGCGCCCAAGAAATACACTCGCACGCGGTGTGAACGGCAAATCGTCAGGTTCTGTATCATGGCTTGATGATATTGCGAAGCTGACGCACTTAGTTGAGCAAGGTGGATCGCGCAGGGGAGCTCAAATGATCATGCTTGCCGACTGGCATCCTGACATTATCGAATTTATCATTTCAAAAATGCAAAACCCTCGTATTTTACGCTACTTAATTGAAAATACGAATGACGAGTCAATTAAGAAATATGCGCAGGAAAAACTAAAGTTCAAGCCTCTAACAGAGGATGAAAAAGCGATGTATCAGAGCATTGTGAACTATAAGCAAATTCCTGGCTTCGGCGGATTTAACGAAAAAATCATTAAAGATGCAGAACTGAAGCTGGTTACAGAAGGAACATACAGCGTTCATAATTCTGAATTCCTTACAGGCGCGAACATTTCAGTTACGTTAACGAAGGATTTCATGGATGCTGTTGAGAGCGATGCAGATTACGAGCTTCGCTTCCCTGATGTGGAAAGCTATAATGCAGATCAAATGAAAGCCTATAACGAAGAGTGGCACAATCATGGTGATGTCCGCGAATGGGAAAAGCTTGGCTACAAAGTCCGCACATACCGCACAATTAAAGCTAAAGAACTATGGAACTTAATCAATATTTGTGCGACATATTCAGCAGAGCCTGGCATCTTCTTTATTGATAATGCAAACGATATGACGAATGCTAAAGCTTATGGACAAAAGGTTGTAGCAACAAATCCATGCGGCGAGCAGCCTCTCGCACCTTATTCTGTCTGCAATCTTGCAGCAGTCAATCTTGCTGAAATGGCAGACAAAGAAAGCAAAACAGTGAACTTTGAAAAGCTGAAAACAACGGTTGAAGTCGGTGTCCGCATGCAGGATAACGTCATCGATGCAACACCTTACTTCTTAGAAGATAATAAGAAGCAGGCATTAGGCGAACGCCGTGTAGGCCTTGGCGTAATGGGCTTGCATGATCTGCTGATCTACTGTGAAACAGAGTATGGTTCAGAAGAAGGCAATCAGTTAATTGACCAAGTTTTTGAAACCATCGCAACAACTGCTTATAAAGCTTCTGTTGAGCTTGCAAAAGAAAAAGGAAGTTTCCCATTCTTGACTGGTGAAACAGAAAAAGAAACAAACTGTTTGCGTGAAGCATTCACAAAGACGGGTTTTATGAGCAAAATGCCGGCTGACCTTTTAGACGACATTAAAGAATACGGGATTCGAAACTCACATTTATTGACTGTTGCTCCTACAGGCAGCACAGGGACAATGGTTGGCGTCTCCACTGGTTTAGAGCCTTACTTCTCTTTCTCTTACTACAGAAGCGGAAGATTAGGAAAGTTTATTGAAGTTAAAGCGGATATCGTGCAGGAATATCTGGACCAGCATCCAGAAGCAGATCCTGACAATCTGCCTAAATGGTTTATTTCAGCAATGGAGCTCAGCGCAGAAGCTCACGCGGATGCACAGTGTGTGATTCAGCGCTGGATTGACAGTTCAATCAGCAAAACAGTCAATGCACCTAGAGGATATACGGTTGATCAAGTTCAAAAAGTATATGAACGCTTATATAAAGGCGGAGCTAAAGGCGGCACGGTTTACGTTGACGGCAGCCGTGACACGCAGGTTCTGACGTTAAAAGCAGAAGAAAACACATTCTCTGAGAGTGAAGATGCACCAGCTAAAGAAAAAGGAAAAGTTGTGCTTGTTGATACAATACAGGCTTTAAGATCTACAAATGTCACGATCGGCAATGAAGTAGGAAATACATGCCCGGTATGCCGCGAGGGTACCGTTGAGGACATAGGCGGCTGTAATACATGCACTAGCTGCGGAGCACAATTAAAGTGTGGTTTATAA
- a CDS encoding lipoate--protein ligase family protein → MAKETWRFIDSGNCSPSYNMALDEALLEWNSQGIFPPVIRFYGWDPATLSVGYFQKVEKEIDLEAVKKYGLGFVRRPTGGRGVLHDKELTYSVIVSEDHPEMPKTVTEAYRVISEGILQGFRELGLGAYFAVPRTEEEKQGLKNPRSAVCFDAPSWYELVVEGRKVAGSAQTRQKGVILQHGSILLDIDEEMLFNLFKYPSERVKERMQKNFKNKAVAVNALRKNPVTVEEAKNAFKKGFEIGLNISLEPYTLTAEEHAFVEKIAMGKYNTDDWNYKR, encoded by the coding sequence ATGGCAAAGGAAACTTGGAGATTTATTGATTCAGGGAATTGTTCCCCGTCCTATAATATGGCGTTAGATGAAGCCCTGCTTGAGTGGAACAGTCAGGGGATCTTCCCGCCGGTAATCCGCTTTTATGGATGGGACCCGGCCACTCTTTCAGTAGGATACTTTCAGAAGGTCGAAAAAGAAATTGATCTTGAGGCTGTTAAAAAGTATGGGCTGGGCTTTGTGCGCAGACCGACAGGAGGCAGAGGTGTTCTGCATGATAAGGAGCTGACATACAGCGTCATAGTGTCAGAAGATCATCCTGAAATGCCGAAGACAGTAACCGAAGCATATAGAGTCATTTCAGAAGGTATTCTTCAGGGTTTCAGAGAACTGGGGCTAGGTGCATATTTCGCCGTACCGAGAACGGAGGAAGAGAAACAGGGGCTTAAGAATCCGCGGTCTGCCGTTTGTTTTGACGCACCATCATGGTATGAACTTGTTGTAGAAGGACGCAAGGTGGCCGGGAGCGCACAAACGCGCCAAAAAGGAGTCATTCTTCAGCACGGTTCCATTTTGCTCGATATAGATGAAGAAATGCTTTTTAATCTGTTTAAGTACCCAAGCGAGCGGGTAAAAGAACGAATGCAGAAAAATTTCAAAAATAAGGCAGTTGCTGTCAATGCTTTGCGCAAGAATCCTGTTACAGTAGAGGAAGCAAAGAATGCGTTTAAAAAGGGCTTTGAGATAGGTCTGAATATCTCACTCGAACCTTATACTTTGACAGCTGAAGAACATGCTTTTGTAGAGAAAATTGCAATGGGAAAGTATAATACCGATGATTGGAATTATAAACGATAA
- a CDS encoding rhodanese-like domain-containing protein, with product MFLLILLGALAAYTIYSYFYQRKIMKTLTEEEFRAGYRKAQLIDVREPNEFDGGHILGARNIPLSQMRQRHKEIRKDQPVYIYCQNTVRSGRTAQMLKRKGYNDLYTLKGGFKGWGGKIKAKK from the coding sequence ATTTTTTTATTGATTCTATTAGGTGCACTAGCAGCCTACACGATTTACTCTTATTTTTATCAGCGTAAAATCATGAAAACATTAACGGAAGAAGAATTCCGTGCAGGATACAGAAAAGCTCAGTTAATTGATGTCCGTGAGCCAAATGAATTTGACGGCGGACATATACTTGGTGCAAGAAATATTCCTTTATCCCAAATGAGACAAAGACATAAGGAAATCCGCAAAGATCAGCCTGTCTACATTTACTGTCAAAACACTGTCAGAAGCGGACGCACAGCTCAAATGCTGAAAAGAAAAGGCTATAATGATCTTTACACGCTAAAAGGCGGCTTTAAGGGCTGGGGCGGTAAAATAAAAGCAAAGAAATAA
- the gcvPB gene encoding aminomethyl-transferring glycine dehydrogenase subunit GcvPB, with amino-acid sequence MNKQDQPLIFELTKPGRTGYSLPSLDIPEIAADELIQSEYLRADEAELPEVSELDIMRHYTALSKRNHGVDSGFYPLGSCTMKYNPKINENVARMAGLAHIHPLQDESTVQGALELMYDLQEHLIEITGMDEVTLQPAAGAHGEWTGLMMIRAYHEANNDFNRTKVIVPDSAHGTNPASATVAGFETVTVKSNEQGLVDLEDLKRVVGEDTAALMLTNPNTLGLFEENILEMAKIVHDAGGKLYYDGANLNAVLSKARPGDMGFDVVHLNLHKTFTGPHGGGGPGSGPVGVKADLIPYLPKPVLVKRDNKYTFDYDRPQSIGRVKPFYGNFGINVRAYTYIRTMGPDGLKAVTEYAVLNANYMMRRLSDAYDLPFDRHCKHEFVLSGKRQKKLGVRTLDIAKRLLDFGYHPPTIYFPLNVEECIMIEPTETESKETLDSFIDAMLQIAKEAEENPEIVQEAPHTTVVSRLDETTAARKPILRYQKQ; translated from the coding sequence ATGAATAAGCAGGATCAGCCATTAATATTTGAACTGACAAAACCAGGACGAACAGGCTACAGTTTGCCTTCATTGGATATCCCTGAAATCGCTGCAGATGAATTAATTCAAAGTGAATATTTGCGTGCTGATGAAGCTGAACTGCCGGAAGTCTCTGAACTTGATATCATGAGACATTATACAGCTCTTTCCAAGAGGAACCATGGAGTAGATTCCGGGTTTTATCCACTTGGATCCTGTACGATGAAATACAATCCTAAAATCAATGAAAATGTAGCGCGTATGGCAGGTTTAGCCCATATCCATCCGCTGCAGGATGAAAGCACTGTTCAGGGTGCCCTGGAGCTAATGTATGATCTCCAGGAGCATCTCATTGAAATTACCGGAATGGATGAGGTTACGCTGCAGCCTGCAGCAGGTGCTCATGGCGAATGGACCGGACTAATGATGATCCGTGCTTATCACGAAGCCAACAACGATTTTAACCGGACAAAAGTGATTGTTCCTGACTCAGCTCATGGCACAAATCCAGCTTCAGCTACTGTAGCGGGATTTGAAACAGTTACGGTTAAATCAAACGAACAGGGCCTTGTAGATCTTGAAGATTTAAAACGTGTGGTAGGGGAAGATACAGCTGCTCTTATGCTGACGAATCCTAATACCCTTGGACTTTTTGAAGAAAATATTTTAGAAATGGCGAAAATCGTACATGACGCAGGAGGCAAGCTTTATTACGACGGTGCAAATTTAAATGCCGTATTAAGCAAGGCCCGTCCAGGCGATATGGGATTTGATGTCGTTCATTTAAATCTTCATAAAACATTTACCGGTCCTCACGGAGGCGGAGGCCCTGGATCAGGCCCAGTTGGAGTTAAAGCTGATCTGATTCCGTACCTTCCAAAACCTGTATTAGTTAAAAGAGATAATAAATATACGTTTGATTATGATCGTCCGCAGTCCATCGGCCGAGTGAAGCCATTCTATGGAAACTTCGGAATTAACGTCCGTGCTTATACGTATATTCGGACAATGGGACCTGATGGGTTAAAAGCGGTGACAGAGTATGCCGTTTTAAATGCAAACTACATGATGAGAAGACTTTCAGATGCCTATGATCTTCCATTTGACAGGCACTGCAAGCATGAATTTGTTCTTTCGGGCAAGCGTCAGAAAAAATTAGGGGTGCGTACGCTGGACATCGCAAAAAGGCTGCTTGATTTCGGCTATCATCCGCCTACCATCTACTTCCCATTAAACGTGGAAGAATGCATCATGATTGAACCGACTGAAACAGAATCAAAAGAAACGCTGGATTCATTTATTGACGCAATGCTTCAGATCGCAAAAGAAGCAGAAGAAAATCCTGAAATTGTACAGGAAGCACCGCATACGACAGTTGTCAGCCGCTTAGATGAGACTACAGCAGCAAGAAAACCGATCTTGCGTTATCAAAAGCAATAA
- the gcvPA gene encoding aminomethyl-transferring glycine dehydrogenase subunit GcvPA — MKHRYLPMTEQDQQEMLDAVGVSHIDELFSDIPESVRFQGEYKIKKAKSETELVKELSELASKNKDLRSNASFLGAGVYDHYMPILVDHVISRSEFYTAYTPYQPEISQGELQAIFEFQTMIAELTGMDAANSSMYDGGTSLAEAAMLAAGQTKKKKVIVSKAVHPESRDVLKTYAKGQYIEVVEVPVKNGVTDLEALKAEMSDDVAAVVVQYPNFFGQIEPLKEIEPIAHTGKSMFIVSSNPLALGALTPPGKFGADIVAGDAQPFGIPTAFGGPHCGYFAVTQKLLRKVPGRLVGQTTDEQGRRGFVLTLQAREQHIRRDKATSNICSNQALNALAASVAMTALGKKGVKEMAFQNIQKANYAKKAFAANGIEVPFEGAIFNEFVIKLNKSIKEVNAKLIQQGIIGGFDLGSVYPELENHMLVAVTELRTKEEIDLFVKELGDGHE, encoded by the coding sequence ATGAAACATCGTTATTTGCCGATGACAGAACAAGATCAGCAGGAAATGCTTGATGCTGTCGGAGTATCTCATATAGATGAGCTTTTCTCAGACATTCCCGAGAGCGTGCGTTTTCAAGGGGAATATAAGATCAAGAAAGCAAAATCTGAAACGGAACTTGTGAAGGAGCTGAGTGAGCTTGCTTCTAAAAACAAGGATTTAAGAAGCAATGCTTCTTTCCTTGGTGCAGGTGTATACGATCATTACATGCCGATCTTAGTAGATCATGTCATTTCGCGCTCAGAATTTTATACAGCTTACACTCCGTATCAGCCGGAAATTTCTCAGGGCGAGCTTCAGGCCATCTTTGAATTTCAAACAATGATTGCTGAGCTTACGGGCATGGATGCAGCAAACTCTTCAATGTATGACGGCGGCACTTCATTAGCTGAGGCCGCGATGCTTGCAGCAGGTCAAACAAAAAAGAAAAAAGTCATTGTTTCAAAAGCAGTTCATCCGGAAAGCAGAGATGTTCTGAAAACATATGCTAAAGGACAGTACATTGAAGTAGTAGAAGTGCCTGTGAAAAATGGCGTCACAGATCTTGAAGCTTTAAAGGCGGAAATGTCAGACGATGTTGCGGCTGTCGTTGTGCAATATCCAAACTTTTTCGGGCAAATCGAGCCGCTGAAAGAGATTGAACCAATTGCCCATACAGGAAAAAGCATGTTTATCGTATCTTCCAATCCCCTTGCACTTGGAGCTTTAACACCTCCTGGGAAATTTGGTGCAGACATAGTTGCAGGCGATGCTCAGCCATTTGGTATTCCAACAGCTTTTGGCGGACCTCACTGCGGTTATTTTGCAGTAACACAAAAATTGCTGCGCAAAGTACCCGGCAGATTAGTCGGGCAAACAACAGACGAGCAAGGACGACGCGGGTTTGTATTAACACTGCAGGCGCGTGAACAGCATATTAGACGTGACAAAGCGACTTCTAATATATGTTCAAATCAGGCGTTAAATGCCTTGGCAGCCTCAGTTGCCATGACGGCACTCGGGAAAAAAGGCGTAAAAGAGATGGCATTTCAAAATATCCAAAAAGCAAACTACGCTAAAAAAGCATTTGCTGCAAACGGGATTGAGGTTCCATTTGAAGGGGCTATTTTTAACGAATTTGTCATTAAACTAAACAAATCGATTAAAGAGGTAAATGCAAAGCTTATTCAACAGGGCATCATTGGCGGTTTCGATTTAGGCAGTGTATACCCGGAGCTTGAAAACCACATGCTTGTAGCTGTAACTGAATTGCGCACAAAAGAAGAAATTGACCTATTTGTAAAGGAATTGGGGGATGGACATGAATAA